One window from the genome of Pirellulales bacterium encodes:
- a CDS encoding M20 family metallopeptidase: MSHVLEYARDLVAIPSVNPMGGESSGEEYFEHRLTDYLQNFAQSHGLQWLRQPIAPLRDNFLTVIPGSQEPTQGGKLLLLEAHQDTVPVSGMTIDPWRPVVKNGRLHGRGACDIKGGMATLLAVLERLIREQPAIRPTVVLACTVNEEYGFTGAKGLVELWTKTRPDVLPRCPDAVIVTEPTELNIVVAHRGVVRWRVKTTGRAAHSSLPELGDNAIYRMGPILWALKRYQHDVVPTLGQHPLCGRPSLSAGTIHGGVSVNTVPDECVLELDRRILPGDDPLAAYQQVVEWITRQAFDPGHVLHEPPFMQSAGLSDKINGPLARGLAATVQRTLRAKPQIQGVSYGTDAAAFGHLVPTVVFGPGSIAQAHTADEWVSVDQLDLASEIVYQFVRDFGS; this comes from the coding sequence ATCGACTAACCGATTATCTGCAAAATTTCGCCCAAAGTCACGGTTTGCAGTGGCTGCGACAGCCAATCGCCCCTTTGCGGGACAACTTTCTTACTGTGATCCCGGGGAGCCAGGAACCCACGCAAGGGGGTAAGCTACTCCTTTTAGAAGCGCATCAAGACACCGTCCCCGTCAGCGGCATGACCATCGACCCCTGGCGGCCCGTGGTAAAAAATGGCCGCCTGCATGGCCGCGGGGCCTGCGACATCAAAGGTGGGATGGCCACTCTGCTGGCGGTGCTGGAACGCCTAATACGGGAACAGCCCGCCATCCGCCCCACGGTCGTGCTGGCCTGCACCGTCAATGAGGAATACGGCTTTACCGGGGCCAAGGGCCTGGTTGAACTCTGGACCAAAACCCGCCCCGACGTTTTGCCCCGTTGTCCCGATGCGGTTATTGTCACCGAGCCAACCGAGCTGAATATTGTCGTGGCCCACCGGGGTGTGGTCCGCTGGCGGGTAAAAACCACCGGCCGGGCGGCGCATAGCTCCCTGCCGGAGCTAGGAGATAACGCCATCTACCGCATGGGGCCGATCCTCTGGGCGTTAAAGCGTTACCAGCATGATGTGGTGCCCACGCTAGGTCAGCATCCATTATGCGGCCGGCCATCGTTGAGCGCGGGGACGATCCACGGTGGAGTCAGCGTCAATACAGTGCCGGATGAATGCGTGTTGGAACTTGACCGGCGCATCCTGCCCGGCGACGACCCCTTGGCCGCGTATCAACAAGTGGTCGAATGGATCACCCGACAGGCCTTTGATCCGGGGCATGTGCTGCATGAGCCGCCATTTATGCAAAGCGCGGGGTTGTCGGATAAAATCAATGGCCCCTTGGCGCGCGGCCTGGCGGCGACCGTGCAACGGACGTTACGCGCCAAGCCCCAAATCCAGGGTGTTAGCTACGGCACCGACGCCGCGGCCTTTGGGCATTTGGTCCCCACGGTGGTGTTTGGTCCCGGAAGCATCGCGCAGGCGCATACCGCGGACGAATGGGTCAGCGTGGATCAATTGGACCTGGCTAGCGAGATTGTGTACCAGTTTGTGCGCGACTTTGGGTCGTGA
- a CDS encoding metallophosphoesterase, with product MRLAWLTDLHLNFLPADRIEWFFNQVERQRPDAFVITGDFSEAHEVIPLLEWLGRSWKQPIYYVLGNHDYYGGSIREIRAAATELSTRLPRLQYLTSLAQPVALTPRVALVGHDGWADGRVGDYERSMVMMNDYKLIAELSGHTKLSRWPILRQLGLEGAEHLRTQLPLACRMAGHILVATHYPPLREACWHEGTLSDDEWAPHFTCLAMGEALLEVAAEHPQHLFTVLCGHTHSPGECRPLPNLHIMTGGARYGAPTICKMLNLEGW from the coding sequence ATGCGCTTGGCCTGGTTGACTGATCTGCATCTGAACTTTTTACCCGCTGATCGGATTGAATGGTTTTTCAATCAGGTGGAGCGGCAGCGGCCCGATGCGTTTGTTATCACCGGGGACTTTAGTGAAGCCCACGAGGTGATCCCCCTGCTAGAATGGTTGGGCCGCAGTTGGAAGCAGCCCATTTACTATGTCCTGGGAAATCACGATTACTACGGCGGTTCCATTCGCGAGATTCGGGCCGCGGCCACAGAACTATCCACGCGGCTGCCACGATTGCAATACTTAACCAGCCTGGCCCAACCGGTGGCCTTGACTCCCCGTGTGGCCCTGGTCGGCCATGATGGTTGGGCCGATGGCCGGGTCGGAGATTATGAACGTTCGATGGTCATGATGAATGACTACAAGCTGATCGCCGAATTAAGCGGCCATACAAAACTATCGCGCTGGCCTATCTTGCGGCAATTAGGCCTCGAAGGCGCCGAGCACTTGCGGACACAACTTCCGCTAGCCTGCCGGATGGCGGGGCATATTCTGGTAGCCACGCATTACCCTCCGCTGCGCGAAGCCTGTTGGCACGAGGGGACGCTCTCGGATGATGAATGGGCGCCCCACTTTACCTGCCTGGCTATGGGCGAGGCGCTGCTGGAAGTCGCCGCCGAACATCCACAACATTTGTTTACCGTGCTGTGCGGCCACACCCATAGTCCGGGCGAATGCCGCCCCCTGCCAAATTTGCACATCATGACCGGCGGGGCGCGGTACGGCGCGCCGACCATTTGCAAAATGCTTAATCTGGAAGGGTGGTAA
- a CDS encoding aminotransferase class III-fold pyridoxal phosphate-dependent enzyme encodes MPRETPPAAKLEYLARDQAALIHSQHQAELAAKGMVWLRGAGTTLYDSDGRGYLDGLSGLWNVLVGHGREELAAAAALQMRELAFCSSFCGATHPRAIELAEHLQQLLKLPDWRFFFTTGGNEAVETALKTARYYWRRLGHPDKTQFLCFDKAYHGTSLATASATASAAYQTMFAPTLPGMHILFAPARPEWHVTYSDPPVDPFGEDGSSAHIAPCVAQDLKQLEQAIVRIGPGQLAAILAEPIWAAGGTHVPYPSYWNGVRELCDRYQLLWIADEVITGFGRTATVEHSHHWLAVQHARATPDMVCLAKGITSGYFPLGGMGMSPLLAEQIHSAPPDQAWWHAVTASAHPVGCAVALANLELLEREQLIPRAAQLAEELQSLLCSKFAGHAHVGQIRTAGLLAGVEFVARRGIVNAQGELTSDHTPFAPELRFGKRLLRAARERGLISRVRGDTFQLAPPYVTTRAEMEQMVEILAIAAAEVSAALSSTHSV; translated from the coding sequence ATGCCCCGGGAAACGCCGCCCGCCGCTAAACTCGAATACCTCGCCCGTGATCAAGCCGCGCTGATCCATTCCCAACATCAAGCCGAGCTGGCCGCCAAGGGAATGGTCTGGCTGCGCGGAGCGGGGACCACGCTTTATGACAGCGACGGTCGCGGGTATCTGGACGGACTGTCGGGCCTATGGAATGTGCTGGTCGGTCATGGGCGGGAGGAACTGGCCGCCGCGGCCGCGCTGCAAATGCGGGAATTGGCGTTTTGCAGCAGTTTTTGCGGGGCCACGCATCCCCGGGCCATCGAACTGGCGGAACACCTGCAACAGTTGCTCAAGTTACCTGATTGGCGGTTTTTCTTTACCACCGGGGGGAACGAGGCGGTCGAGACGGCCCTGAAAACTGCGCGGTACTATTGGCGACGGCTGGGCCATCCGGACAAAACGCAATTTTTATGCTTTGACAAGGCTTATCATGGGACATCGCTGGCCACGGCCAGCGCGACGGCCAGCGCCGCCTATCAGACGATGTTTGCCCCCACGTTGCCGGGAATGCACATTCTATTCGCTCCCGCGCGGCCCGAATGGCACGTGACGTATTCCGACCCACCAGTCGATCCTTTTGGCGAAGATGGCTCATCCGCGCATATCGCGCCATGCGTCGCACAAGATTTGAAACAACTCGAACAGGCCATTGTGCGGATCGGCCCCGGTCAACTGGCGGCAATCCTAGCCGAACCGATCTGGGCAGCCGGAGGAACCCACGTCCCTTACCCGAGTTACTGGAATGGCGTGCGAGAGCTTTGTGACCGTTACCAGCTCTTGTGGATTGCCGATGAAGTCATTACCGGTTTTGGCCGCACGGCAACCGTTGAACATTCCCACCATTGGTTGGCCGTCCAGCACGCACGCGCCACGCCCGACATGGTCTGTCTGGCCAAGGGGATCACCAGCGGCTATTTTCCCTTGGGCGGGATGGGAATGAGCCCGCTGCTGGCCGAACAGATTCACTCCGCTCCGCCGGATCAAGCCTGGTGGCACGCGGTCACGGCCTCCGCCCATCCGGTGGGCTGCGCGGTGGCGCTGGCCAATCTAGAGCTTCTTGAACGCGAGCAATTGATCCCCCGCGCGGCGCAATTGGCCGAGGAACTGCAATCGCTACTTTGTTCCAAATTTGCCGGGCACGCGCACGTGGGCCAGATTCGCACGGCGGGTTTGTTGGCGGGAGTAGAGTTCGTGGCTCGGCGGGGGATTGTCAATGCACAAGGGGAGCTAACCAGCGACCATACGCCATTTGCGCCTGAGCTGCGGTTTGGAAAGCGGTTGTTACGGGCCGCGCGTGAACGAGGTTTAATCAGCCGCGTCCGGGGTGACACATTTCAATTAGCGCCGCCGTATGTGACCACCCGGGCGGAAATGGAACAGATGGTGGAGATTTTGGCCATTGCGGCAGCGGAAGTGTCAGCGGCATTGTCCTCAACACACTCCGTGTGA